One region of Candidatus Saccharibacteria bacterium genomic DNA includes:
- a CDS encoding cupin domain-containing protein yields the protein MKIIKRPASEVAKEDAHGGSGSRRVYASTEHLSSPHLEMVTHGYLPAGNSFDWHEHEDIEEIMIVVKGCGEVHDEDGVYTYEPGDVFIYPANTQHMIYNSSNDEHEMIFVRVKT from the coding sequence ATGAAAATCATTAAACGTCCTGCTTCGGAAGTCGCGAAAGAAGACGCACACGGTGGCAGCGGTTCTCGTAGAGTCTATGCATCAACCGAACACCTGAGCAGTCCTCACCTTGAGATGGTGACGCATGGCTACCTCCCTGCGGGCAATTCTTTTGATTGGCATGAACACGAAGATATTGAAGAAATCATGATTGTGGTAAAAGGTTGCGGTGAAGTACATGATGAGGATGGTGTTTATACCTATGAACCAGGAGATGTCTTTATATATCCTGCAAACACCCAGCATATGATTTATAATTCGAGCAACGATGAGCACGAGATGATTTTTGTACGCGTTAAAACCTAG
- a CDS encoding class F sortase codes for MVISGTYLISNYFYNSSDTHVQEPVHAVAASIPATANKTSINYSLPTRLQIPKIQVDSQVKYVGLTKNGIMDMPANVYDLGWYKHGVLPGNEGTAVIAGHLDGLRGQPGVFSNLNKLAKGDSIIVIESNGLSVTFVVSEIRHYPENAQPDEVFNSTSGSHLNLITCAGNWDSTGLSFEQRLVVFADKAP; via the coding sequence ATGGTGATATCTGGTACTTATCTAATATCTAACTATTTTTATAATTCAAGTGATACGCATGTGCAGGAACCAGTTCATGCGGTTGCAGCAAGTATACCTGCAACTGCGAATAAAACTAGTATTAATTACTCGCTTCCTACTCGGTTACAAATTCCAAAAATACAAGTAGACTCTCAGGTTAAGTATGTCGGTCTGACAAAAAATGGAATTATGGATATGCCTGCAAACGTCTATGACTTAGGGTGGTATAAACATGGAGTTCTGCCGGGCAACGAGGGGACTGCTGTAATCGCTGGACATCTGGATGGACTGCGTGGTCAGCCAGGCGTATTTAGTAATCTTAACAAACTTGCTAAAGGCGATAGTATTATTGTCATAGAAAGCAACGGCCTTTCTGTCACCTTCGTTGTTAGCGAGATACGTCATTATCCTGAAAATGCTCAGCCTGATGAGGTATTTAATAGCACGAGTGGTTCACATTTAAATCTTATTACCTGTGCCGGTAATTGGGATAGCACTGGGTTAAGTTTTGAGCAGCGCTTAGTAGTTTTTGCAGATAAAGCTCCCTAG
- a CDS encoding class I SAM-dependent methyltransferase — protein MNLSKKYIPIYKRAPVTASTAEFLATVYGASSIDGYAMSLPCSAEILDVGAGNSELGQVITKLRPDIVWTNLDVSYTVDELTHLRRKAPSNLKYKSGDVLNINDLPKPQYDIIYAFWILPHIGLEDPALIKVGIINMLKLLKSGRSSKLIIGPLMNKRSSVCSTRYLTTELRKNVSRRKLNEAIKDSSVPRDKVAYLRAMNRAGLTTLRNEQRTGQKPTKLGLWDYKHREYVKAFTLRGLLLMTRFRMYLAIEKAKTVKD, from the coding sequence ATGAATTTGAGTAAGAAATATATTCCAATTTATAAACGAGCGCCAGTGACTGCGAGTACCGCAGAATTTCTAGCCACAGTATATGGAGCGTCAAGTATTGATGGTTATGCCATGTCTCTTCCTTGTTCTGCAGAAATCCTTGATGTTGGTGCTGGAAACTCTGAACTGGGGCAAGTTATTACAAAGTTAAGGCCAGACATAGTTTGGACGAATCTAGATGTTAGCTATACGGTAGATGAGCTTACTCACTTGAGACGCAAAGCTCCAAGTAACTTAAAGTATAAAAGTGGCGATGTTCTTAATATAAATGATCTACCCAAACCACAATATGACATAATCTATGCATTTTGGATATTGCCCCATATTGGGCTTGAGGATCCTGCTTTGATAAAAGTAGGGATAATTAACATGCTAAAACTGCTCAAGAGTGGTCGATCTAGCAAGCTTATAATTGGCCCACTCATGAATAAAAGATCCAGTGTATGTTCTACTCGCTACCTTACTACTGAGCTTCGAAAAAATGTAAGTAGAAGAAAGCTTAACGAAGCGATTAAAGATTCCAGCGTACCCAGAGACAAAGTCGCATATCTAAGAGCGATGAATCGGGCTGGTCTTACAACGCTTAGAAACGAACAGCGAACTGGTCAAAAGCCCACTAAGCTTGGCTTATGGGACTATAAACATCGGGAGTATGTAAAAGCATTTACACTGAGAGGTCTGCTTTTGATGACTCGTTTCAGGATGTATTTAGCTATTGAAAAAGCTAAAACTGTAAAAGATTAG
- a CDS encoding alpha/beta fold hydrolase — MIEVRTEEYNNHNIAVSHHDAKSKSIVIFCHGYRGTAVGPRCFFVRAAQKFEEAGISSIRFDQYGSGNSDGDFFNSNFDDWLATTKAIANNYLNKGYKVALFGQSMGGSTVISVGSELSELTAVVAWVPDPNIEEFIYPESGYIEEGGQRVQAAFWQQAHDARVADKLVRLKAPAFIVQCTDDEYVDTANRKAISDNAQPNHKVVDYVGYNHSSWTYDQAEEIITKSTDFVIELFNQ, encoded by the coding sequence ATGATCGAAGTCAGAACTGAAGAATATAATAATCACAATATAGCCGTATCTCATCACGATGCAAAATCTAAGAGTATTGTCATTTTCTGTCACGGATACCGAGGGACGGCGGTTGGTCCTAGATGTTTTTTTGTACGAGCAGCTCAAAAATTTGAAGAAGCAGGCATATCCAGTATTCGCTTTGACCAGTACGGTAGCGGTAATTCTGATGGTGATTTTTTCAACTCAAACTTTGATGATTGGCTTGCTACTACTAAAGCCATCGCAAATAATTATTTGAACAAAGGCTACAAGGTCGCATTATTTGGTCAAAGTATGGGTGGGTCAACTGTCATTTCAGTCGGCTCTGAGCTTTCTGAGCTGACGGCAGTTGTTGCTTGGGTGCCTGATCCAAATATTGAAGAATTTATATACCCAGAAAGTGGCTACATAGAAGAAGGTGGCCAGAGGGTGCAAGCAGCTTTTTGGCAACAAGCACATGATGCGAGAGTCGCTGATAAATTGGTCAGGCTGAAAGCACCTGCATTTATTGTTCAGTGTACTGACGACGAATATGTAGATACGGCGAACCGAAAAGCAATCTCGGACAATGCCCAACCCAACCATAAGGTGGTGGATTATGTGGGCTATAATCATAGTAGTTGGACATATGACCAAGCAGAAGAAATAATCACAAAAAGCACTGACTTTGTTATTGAATTATTTAACCAATAG
- a CDS encoding PIN domain-containing protein: MYLDANILLEILLSRPNEKSARKLLEEQSGEIFISALTAHIVTHFGRSIVELPILRSFLADYTLLSLEASDFEWAFANARDNDFEDALQLAVAIRNGCEVFVTFDKKLANLYKDLIQIKVRLLI, encoded by the coding sequence ATGTACTTAGACGCAAACATTCTGCTAGAAATACTGCTAAGTCGGCCAAATGAAAAAAGTGCTCGGAAATTGCTTGAAGAGCAAAGCGGAGAGATTTTCATATCTGCCCTTACAGCACATATCGTTACCCATTTTGGCAGATCAATCGTTGAGCTGCCAATACTGCGCTCATTTTTGGCCGACTATACATTACTAAGCTTAGAAGCAAGCGATTTTGAGTGGGCTTTTGCAAATGCACGAGACAATGACTTTGAAGACGCTCTCCAGCTGGCAGTCGCCATTCGTAACGGCTGTGAAGTGTTTGTTACATTTGACAAGAAACTAGCGAATTTATATAAAGACCTCATCCAGATAAAAGTTAGGCTTTTGATTTAG
- a CDS encoding amino acid permease — translation MSIDVKLKRSLSLPVVALYGLGNILGAGIYVLVGKVADYSGASTTLAFLIAMVTAAFTAFSYMELAGRYPVSASVSVYLHKAFGKRWLSVLIGLAMVAGGIASAAALSQGFAGYLSSFVAVPTVVASVGLLVLLGAIAIKGIGESAKTAAIFTVIEVLGLLLIIWFGRSAFGQADLNSAFTIDPAVGLSGVVAGAFLAFYAFIGFEDMVNVAEEAKNPRRTMPLAILIAIATSMLLYLLVVIVSTTLVKPAELADSSAPLTLVFERSGATSVWILTLIGMVATINGVIVQIIMGSRILYGLANQGWITSRLAQVHKKNKTPVTATLVVVGIMIAGTILLPLVSLAQLTSLLVLSIFTLVNVSLVVIKRRGDKHQGYITVPSFVPYVGAALCICTIAYQLFNWSN, via the coding sequence ATGAGCATTGATGTAAAACTCAAGCGGTCGCTTAGCCTGCCAGTCGTTGCGCTGTATGGGCTGGGCAACATCCTTGGCGCCGGAATATACGTACTTGTTGGAAAGGTAGCCGACTATTCGGGGGCTAGTACAACACTAGCATTCCTGATAGCAATGGTCACAGCAGCATTTACCGCATTTTCATACATGGAACTAGCTGGTCGCTACCCTGTAAGCGCCAGCGTCTCGGTGTATTTGCATAAAGCCTTCGGCAAGCGCTGGCTGTCTGTATTGATAGGCTTAGCAATGGTTGCTGGTGGTATTGCTTCGGCTGCCGCCCTGTCGCAAGGCTTTGCTGGATATCTAAGTTCATTTGTCGCTGTTCCTACAGTTGTGGCAAGTGTTGGCCTGCTGGTTCTTTTAGGCGCAATTGCAATCAAAGGAATCGGCGAATCTGCCAAAACTGCCGCCATATTCACGGTAATAGAGGTTTTAGGACTACTACTAATTATATGGTTTGGTAGAAGCGCTTTTGGCCAAGCAGATCTAAACAGTGCGTTTACGATTGATCCAGCCGTAGGTCTCAGCGGGGTGGTTGCAGGTGCTTTTTTGGCGTTTTACGCATTCATCGGTTTTGAAGACATGGTCAATGTGGCCGAAGAAGCTAAAAACCCACGGCGCACTATGCCACTAGCTATACTAATTGCCATTGCTACGTCTATGCTACTTTATCTGCTGGTGGTGATTGTATCCACAACCCTGGTAAAACCCGCCGAATTGGCTGATAGCAGCGCTCCATTAACACTAGTTTTTGAACGAAGCGGGGCAACAAGTGTATGGATATTAACTCTTATTGGTATGGTGGCAACCATTAATGGTGTGATTGTCCAGATTATAATGGGCTCACGAATTTTGTATGGTCTAGCGAATCAAGGCTGGATTACTAGTCGACTGGCACAAGTACACAAGAAAAACAAAACACCGGTCACGGCAACTCTTGTTGTGGTCGGGATTATGATAGCCGGTACGATTTTGCTCCCGTTGGTTTCTTTGGCTCAACTGACTAGCTTGTTGGTCTTAAGCATATTTACATTAGTTAATGTGTCGCTAGTAGTCATTAAACGTCGAGGCGACAAGCATCAGGGGTATATTACTGTGCCTTCTTTCGTTCCATATGTTGGCGCGGCACTGTGCATCTGCACGATTGCTTACCAGCTGTTTAACTGGTCTAACTGA